A DNA window from Rhineura floridana isolate rRhiFlo1 chromosome 11, rRhiFlo1.hap2, whole genome shotgun sequence contains the following coding sequences:
- the LOC133365990 gene encoding sulfotransferase 1C2-like isoform X1 produces MLSWKNTHPTELLGCAKSKREAEGRKEPSQSKRGVKVMDPKTGWESMKCMPIKRSKLVEVEGIPFPAETADNWERLWAFKARPDDLLICTYPKAGTTWIQEIVDVIQHEGDPQKCDQAPIHQRIPFIDLFFPKPIPSGLEEAEAMPSPRTLKSHLPVQLLPPSFWEQNCKIIYVARNAKDNAVSYFHFHRMNQGMPETGNWDEFLESFLAGQIAWGSWFDHVRGWWEAKNRHSILYLFYEDMKEDPAREIRKVVQFLGLKLPDPAVNQIVQHTMFENMKANPLTNYSSIPTFIFDQTVSSFMRKGTVGDWKEHFTVAQSERLDDVCARLLGSSGLIFRMQL; encoded by the exons ATGCTCTCTTGGAAAAATACACACCCTACCGAGCTCTTGGGCTGTGCAAAAAGCAAGAGAGAGGcagaaggaagaaaggaaccttcaCAATCCAAGAGGGGAGTGAAG GTGATGGATCCCAAAACTGGGTGGGAAAGTATGAAATGCATGCCCATCAAGCGCTCAAAGCTGGTGGAAGTTGAAGGAATCCCTTTCCCTGCTGAAACTGCAGACAACTGGGAGCGTTTATGGGCCTTTAAAGCTCGTCCTGATGACCTCCTCATTTGCACTTACCCCAAAGCAG GAACTACCTGGATACAGGAAATTGTGGACGTAATCCAGCATGAAGGAGACCCACAAAAATGTGATCAGGCCCCCATCCACCAACGGATTCCCTTCATAGACCTGTTCTTTCCAAAACCCATCCCCTCAG GCTTGGAAGAAGCAGAGGCAATGCCCTCTCCTCGCACACTCAAATCTCACCTCCCGGTCCAGCTGCTGCCGCCTTCCTTCTGGGAACAGAATTGCAAG ATCATTTATGTGGCCAGAAATGCAAAGGACAATGCAGTCTCCTACTTCCATTTCCACCGTATGAACCAGGGAATGCCAGAGACAGGAAACTGGGATGAGTTTCTGGAGAGTTTCCTTGCAGGACAGA TTGCCTGGGGCTCTTGGTTTGATCATGTTCGTGGCTGGTGGGAAGCCAAGAATCGCCACTCAATTCTGTACCTCTTTTATGAAGATATGAAGGAG GATCCAGCTCGGGAAATCAGGAAAGTAGTCCAATTTCTGGGCCTAAAACTCCCGGATCCAGCTGTGAACCAGATTGTGCAGCATACAATGTTTGAGAACATGAAAGCAAACCCATTAACTAATTACAGCTCCATACCTACTTTCATCTTTGACCAAACTGTGTCATCCTTCATGAGAAAAG GCACTGTAGGAGACTGGAAGGAGCATTTCACAGTGGCTCAAAGTGAACGGCTAGATGACGTCTGTGCACGGTTATTGGGGAGCAGCGGCCTGATTTTCCGCATGCAACTATAA
- the LOC133365990 gene encoding sulfotransferase 1C2-like isoform X2 gives MDPKTGWESMKCMPIKRSKLVEVEGIPFPAETADNWERLWAFKARPDDLLICTYPKAGTTWIQEIVDVIQHEGDPQKCDQAPIHQRIPFIDLFFPKPIPSGLEEAEAMPSPRTLKSHLPVQLLPPSFWEQNCKIIYVARNAKDNAVSYFHFHRMNQGMPETGNWDEFLESFLAGQIAWGSWFDHVRGWWEAKNRHSILYLFYEDMKEDPAREIRKVVQFLGLKLPDPAVNQIVQHTMFENMKANPLTNYSSIPTFIFDQTVSSFMRKGTVGDWKEHFTVAQSERLDDVCARLLGSSGLIFRMQL, from the exons ATGGATCCCAAAACTGGGTGGGAAAGTATGAAATGCATGCCCATCAAGCGCTCAAAGCTGGTGGAAGTTGAAGGAATCCCTTTCCCTGCTGAAACTGCAGACAACTGGGAGCGTTTATGGGCCTTTAAAGCTCGTCCTGATGACCTCCTCATTTGCACTTACCCCAAAGCAG GAACTACCTGGATACAGGAAATTGTGGACGTAATCCAGCATGAAGGAGACCCACAAAAATGTGATCAGGCCCCCATCCACCAACGGATTCCCTTCATAGACCTGTTCTTTCCAAAACCCATCCCCTCAG GCTTGGAAGAAGCAGAGGCAATGCCCTCTCCTCGCACACTCAAATCTCACCTCCCGGTCCAGCTGCTGCCGCCTTCCTTCTGGGAACAGAATTGCAAG ATCATTTATGTGGCCAGAAATGCAAAGGACAATGCAGTCTCCTACTTCCATTTCCACCGTATGAACCAGGGAATGCCAGAGACAGGAAACTGGGATGAGTTTCTGGAGAGTTTCCTTGCAGGACAGA TTGCCTGGGGCTCTTGGTTTGATCATGTTCGTGGCTGGTGGGAAGCCAAGAATCGCCACTCAATTCTGTACCTCTTTTATGAAGATATGAAGGAG GATCCAGCTCGGGAAATCAGGAAAGTAGTCCAATTTCTGGGCCTAAAACTCCCGGATCCAGCTGTGAACCAGATTGTGCAGCATACAATGTTTGAGAACATGAAAGCAAACCCATTAACTAATTACAGCTCCATACCTACTTTCATCTTTGACCAAACTGTGTCATCCTTCATGAGAAAAG GCACTGTAGGAGACTGGAAGGAGCATTTCACAGTGGCTCAAAGTGAACGGCTAGATGACGTCTGTGCACGGTTATTGGGGAGCAGCGGCCTGATTTTCCGCATGCAACTATAA
- the LOC133365992 gene encoding sulfotransferase 1C1-like isoform X1 → MALQAGLESLDPLSIERSKTVELEGVHFPIELVENWGLVWDFKAQPDDLLICTYPKAGTTWTQEIVDMLQHGGDPKKCARAPIYQRIPLIELFLPKPLPSGLEVAEAMPSPRTLKSHLQIQLLPPSFWEQNCKIIYVARNAKDNAVSYFHFHRMNKLMPEPGNWDQYLENFLNGKIAWGSWFDHVRGWWEAKDRHPILYLFYEDMKEDPAGEIQKIAQFLEIDIQEAVLNQIVQHTKFENMKANPMANYSTMPPSLLDHAVSPFMRKGTVGDWKEHFTVAQSEQMDDVCARELEGSGLFFRTEL, encoded by the exons ATGGCTCTCCAAGCTGGGCTAGAAAGTTTGGATCCCCTGTCTATTGAGCGCTCTAAGACGGTGGAGCTTGAGGGAGTTCATTTTCCCATTGAGCTTGTGGAGAACTGGGGGCTTGTATGGGACTTCAAAGCCCAGCCTGATGACCTGCTCATTTGCACTTATCCTAAAGCAG GGACAACCTGGACCCAGGAAATTGTGGACATGCTCCAGCATGGAGGAGACCCAAAGAAATGTGCTCGGGCTCCCATCTACCAACGAATTCCCCTTATAGAGCTGTTCCTTCCAAAACCACTCCCTTCAG GCTTGGAAGTAGCAGAGGCAATGCCCTCACCTCGCACCCTCAAATCTCACCTCCAAATCCAGCTGCTTCCACCTTCCTTCTGGGAACAGAATTGCAAG ATCATATATGTGGCCAGGAATGCCAAGGACAATGCGGTCTCCTATTTCCACTTTCACAGAATGAACAAGTTGATGCCTGAGCCAGGAAACTGGGATCAGTATTTAGAGAATTTCCTTAATGGAAAGA TTGCCTGGGGCTCTTGGTTTGACCATGTTCGTGGTTGGTGGGAGGCCAAGGACCGCCACCCAATTCTATATCTATTTTATGAAGACATGAAAGAG gaCCCAGCTGGCGAAATCCAGAAAATAGCCCAGTTCCTAGAAATAGATATCCAAGAAGCAGTTCTGAACCAGATTGTGCAGCACACAAAATTTGAGAACATGAAAGCAAACCCGATGGCTAATTACAGCAcaatgcctccctccctcctggacCACGCTGTGTCACCCTTCATGAGAAAAG GGACCGTAGGAGACTGGAAGGAACATTTCACAGTGGCCCAAAGCGAACAGATGGATGACGTCTGTGCCCGGGAACTGGAGGGAAGTGGCCTGTTCTTCCGGACAGAATTATAA
- the LOC133365992 gene encoding sulfotransferase 1C1-like isoform X3, translated as MALQAGLESLDPLSIERSKTVELEGVHFPIELVENWGLVWDFKAQPDDLLICTYPKAGTTWTQEIVDMLQHGGDPKKCARAPIYQRIPLIELFLPKPLPSGLEVAEAMPSPRTLKSHLQIQLLPPSFWEQNCKIIYVARNAKDNAVSYFHFHRMNKLMPEPGNWDQYLENFLNGKIAWGSWFDHVRGWWEAKDRHPILYLFYEDMKEDPAGEIQKIAQFLEIDIQEAVLNQIVQHTKFENMKANPMANYSTMPPSLLDHAVSPFMRKGGN; from the exons ATGGCTCTCCAAGCTGGGCTAGAAAGTTTGGATCCCCTGTCTATTGAGCGCTCTAAGACGGTGGAGCTTGAGGGAGTTCATTTTCCCATTGAGCTTGTGGAGAACTGGGGGCTTGTATGGGACTTCAAAGCCCAGCCTGATGACCTGCTCATTTGCACTTATCCTAAAGCAG GGACAACCTGGACCCAGGAAATTGTGGACATGCTCCAGCATGGAGGAGACCCAAAGAAATGTGCTCGGGCTCCCATCTACCAACGAATTCCCCTTATAGAGCTGTTCCTTCCAAAACCACTCCCTTCAG GCTTGGAAGTAGCAGAGGCAATGCCCTCACCTCGCACCCTCAAATCTCACCTCCAAATCCAGCTGCTTCCACCTTCCTTCTGGGAACAGAATTGCAAG ATCATATATGTGGCCAGGAATGCCAAGGACAATGCGGTCTCCTATTTCCACTTTCACAGAATGAACAAGTTGATGCCTGAGCCAGGAAACTGGGATCAGTATTTAGAGAATTTCCTTAATGGAAAGA TTGCCTGGGGCTCTTGGTTTGACCATGTTCGTGGTTGGTGGGAGGCCAAGGACCGCCACCCAATTCTATATCTATTTTATGAAGACATGAAAGAG gaCCCAGCTGGCGAAATCCAGAAAATAGCCCAGTTCCTAGAAATAGATATCCAAGAAGCAGTTCTGAACCAGATTGTGCAGCACACAAAATTTGAGAACATGAAAGCAAACCCGATGGCTAATTACAGCAcaatgcctccctccctcctggacCACGCTGTGTCACCCTTCATGAGAAAAGGTGGGAACTGA
- the LOC133365992 gene encoding sulfotransferase 1C1-like isoform X2, translating to MALQAGLESLDPLSIERSKTVELEGVHFPIELVENWGLVWDFKAQPDDLLICTYPKAGTTWTQEIVDMLQHGGDPKKCARAPIYQRIPLIELFLPKPLPSGLEVAEAMPSPRTLKSHLQIQLLPPSFWEQNCKIIYVARNAKDNAVSYFHFHRMNKLMPEPGNWDQYLENFLNGKIAWGSWFDHVRGWWEAKDRHPILYLFYEDMKEDPAGEIQKIAQFLEIDIQEAVLNQIVQHTKFENMKANPMANYSTMPPSLLDHAVSPFMRKGRNPQVGTDCTT from the exons ATGGCTCTCCAAGCTGGGCTAGAAAGTTTGGATCCCCTGTCTATTGAGCGCTCTAAGACGGTGGAGCTTGAGGGAGTTCATTTTCCCATTGAGCTTGTGGAGAACTGGGGGCTTGTATGGGACTTCAAAGCCCAGCCTGATGACCTGCTCATTTGCACTTATCCTAAAGCAG GGACAACCTGGACCCAGGAAATTGTGGACATGCTCCAGCATGGAGGAGACCCAAAGAAATGTGCTCGGGCTCCCATCTACCAACGAATTCCCCTTATAGAGCTGTTCCTTCCAAAACCACTCCCTTCAG GCTTGGAAGTAGCAGAGGCAATGCCCTCACCTCGCACCCTCAAATCTCACCTCCAAATCCAGCTGCTTCCACCTTCCTTCTGGGAACAGAATTGCAAG ATCATATATGTGGCCAGGAATGCCAAGGACAATGCGGTCTCCTATTTCCACTTTCACAGAATGAACAAGTTGATGCCTGAGCCAGGAAACTGGGATCAGTATTTAGAGAATTTCCTTAATGGAAAGA TTGCCTGGGGCTCTTGGTTTGACCATGTTCGTGGTTGGTGGGAGGCCAAGGACCGCCACCCAATTCTATATCTATTTTATGAAGACATGAAAGAG gaCCCAGCTGGCGAAATCCAGAAAATAGCCCAGTTCCTAGAAATAGATATCCAAGAAGCAGTTCTGAACCAGATTGTGCAGCACACAAAATTTGAGAACATGAAAGCAAACCCGATGGCTAATTACAGCAcaatgcctccctccctcctggacCACGCTGTGTCACCCTTCATGAGAAAAG GTCGTAACCCACAGGTTGGGACAGACTGCACTACATAA